A region from the Aegilops tauschii subsp. strangulata cultivar AL8/78 chromosome 5, Aet v6.0, whole genome shotgun sequence genome encodes:
- the LOC141022816 gene encoding uncharacterized protein yields the protein MQSETAHVDTVLLHRSARTNKYDGFRVPPVSDRRAATSKVKPRKDPFVPCSSSAGGPEKFTSLQTANKWNLINVYGPCFLELVQATWDKYCYAPNSAALLCKKLKNLRYTLKKWSKNISCLNLCTDNSNWALLELDNIEDKRALTIPEANFRGILKDHLVTLPGYKQQYWKKRYTVRWFKCGGDNTKFFHSAASERYRKNSIASLKLQDGTVVSDHAGKAKELFETYKERLGRKTPYEMKFDLARIIKKVEGLDELTKPFTHEEIDKVVQEMPANRAPGPDGFNGCFLKSC from the exons ATGCAAAGTGAAACTGCCCATGTGGACACTGTCCTCCTCCATAGAAGTGCTCGTACAAACAAGTACGATGGGTTCAGGGTGCCACCTGTGTCTGACAGGAGAGCTGCGACATCCAAGGTCAAGCCGAGGAAAGATCCTTTTGTTCCTTGCTCCTCTTCTGCTGGTGGGCCTGAAAAG TTTACTTCTCTGCAAACTGCCAACAAGTGGAATCTTATTAATGTTTATGGGCCAT GTTTCTTGGAGCTGGTTCAGGCAACATGGGATAAGTATTGTTATGCGCCcaactcagctgcattgttatgCAAGAAGCTGAAAAACTTGAGGTATACTCTCAAAAAATGGAGTAAAAACATCTCTTGTTTGAATTTGTGTACTGACAATTCAAACTGGGCGCTTCTCGAACTGGATAATATTGAAGATAAGCGGGCGTTGACAATACCTGAAGCAAACTTCAGGGGAATTCTTAAGGATCATTTGGTCACCCTCCCCGGCTATAAACAACAATATTGGAAGAAGAGGTACACAGTTCGTTGGTTCAAATGTGGGGGTGATAATACTAAATTTTTCCACTCGGCGGCGTCGGAGAGATATCGCAAAAATTCCATCGCCTCTCTCAAACTTCAGGATGGTACTGTTGTTTCTGACCATGCAGGTAAAGCGAAGGAGCTCTTTGAAACGTACAAGGAAAGATTGGGTAGAAAGACACCTTATGAAATGAAATTTGATCTGGCAAGAATTATTAAGAAAGTTGAAGGCTTGGATGAGCTGACTAAACCCTTCACGCATGAGGAAATAGACAAGGTGGTGCAGGAGATGCCCGCGAATAGAGCACCGGGCCCCGATGGGTTCAATGGTTGCTTCCTCAAATCTTGCTAG